A window from Malania oleifera isolate guangnan ecotype guangnan chromosome 7, ASM2987363v1, whole genome shotgun sequence encodes these proteins:
- the LOC131160400 gene encoding probable purine permease 4 — translation MNSSSAQSHEDDEQLQYGSKFKTHKHYILLLAINYLFLFVGSVSSSLLCKYYFVHKGSSLWVSTWVQSAGFPVLALPIYLPYFLKCTNRRPFSRFTPNFLALSLFVGIMLGLNNFLFSLGSFYLPLSTSSLLLSSQLAFTLLLSALIVKQKITFSNLNCVILLTSSAILLGLITSNDRPAGLTHAKYLKGLFSTVGAGLLFALYLPVMEKVYRTVYCYAMVVEMQLVMQVAATVFASVGMAVDGGFHEMVEESRRVFDKGETVYWVVLVSNVITWQMCFLGTAGMVFLTTGITGGICMTALTGMNVVAGVVAFKDQFGGVKAMATVLCGWGFCSYVYGMYVKMKEERVKENMKMMISEHSVPAMEMSRVAVDGP, via the coding sequence atgaATAGTTCTTCTGCCCAGTCGCATGAAGATGATGAACAACTACAGTATGGCAGCAAATTCAAAACCCACAAGCATTACATTCTTCTTCTGGCCATCAACTATTTATTTCTCTTCGTGGGCTCTGTCTCCTCCAGCCTGCTCTGTAAGTACTATTTTGTCCACAAAGGCTCCAGCCTTTGGGTCTCCACATGGGTCCAATCTGCCGGCTTCCCTGTCTTGGCCCTCCCCATTTACCTCCCTTACTTCCTCAAATGCACGAACAGACGACCCTTCTCTCGCTTCACTCCCAACTTCTTAGCTCTCTCCCTCTTCGTCGGCATCATGCTTGGCCTCAACAACTTCCTCTTCTCCCTCGGAAGCTTCTATCTCCCCCTCTCCACTTCCTCCCTCCTCCTCTCCTCCCAACTCGCCTTCACTCTCCTCCTCTCCGCCCTCATCGTCAAGCAGAAGATCACGTTCTCAAACCTCAACTGTGTCATCCTCTTGACCTCAAGTGCCATCCTCCTCGGCTTGATCACCAGCAACGACCGCCCTGCGGGCCTAACTCATGCGAAATACTTGAAGGGGTTGTTTTCCACTGTTGGCGCAGGGCTCTTGTTCGCGCTGTATCTGCCCGTGATGGAGAAGGTTTACCGGACGGTTTACTGCTACGCGATGGTGGTGGAGATGCAGTTGGTGATGCAGGTGGCGGCGACTGTGTTTGCGTCGGTGGGAATGGCGGTGGACGGCGGGTTTCACGAGATGGTGGAGGAGAGCCGGAGAGTTTTTGATAAAGGAGAGACGGTGTATTGGGTGGTATTGGTGTCTAACGTCATAACATGGCAGATGTGCTTTCTGGGGACAGCGGGGATGGTGTTTCTGACCACAGGCATAACCGGAGGGATTTGCATGACGGCGCTGACAGGCATGAACGTGGTGGCGGGAGTGGTAGCGTTCAAGGATCAGTTCGGCGGCGTGAAGGCGATGGCCACCGTGCTGTGCGGTTGGGGTTTCTGCTCCTATGTGTATGGGATGTACGTGAAGATGAAGGAAGAACGTGTGAAGGAAAACATGAAGATGATGATAAGTGAACATTCGGTTCCGGCGATGGAGATGTCGCGGGTAGCAGTAGATGGACCTTGA